Proteins encoded together in one Candidatus Xianfuyuplasma coldseepsis window:
- the ruvX gene encoding Holliday junction resolvase RuvX, giving the protein MKVLGLDLGNRTIGIAISDKLGFLARPVETYRFDDRDFPAAKNYIVQFVEESHITEIVLGYPKNMDGSVGEQGQISERFKKLLEDELDIPIILWDERLTSKMASSMMKEQKLQRKKRKQTIDTMAATIILQGYLDRRK; this is encoded by the coding sequence ATGAAAGTATTGGGTCTTGATTTAGGAAATCGTACGATTGGAATTGCGATTAGTGATAAACTTGGATTTTTAGCACGACCAGTTGAAACGTACCGTTTTGACGACCGTGATTTTCCAGCTGCAAAAAACTATATTGTGCAATTTGTCGAGGAGAGTCACATCACAGAGATTGTTTTGGGATACCCAAAAAATATGGATGGTTCTGTGGGTGAACAGGGGCAGATTAGTGAGCGATTCAAAAAGCTATTAGAGGATGAACTTGATATACCAATCATCTTATGGGATGAACGATTAACGTCAAAGATGGCTTCCTCGATGATGAAGGAACAAAAACTGCAACGAAAAAAACGAAAACAAACGATCGATACCATGGCAGCAACGATTATTTTGCAAGGGTATCTCGATCGTAGAAAGTAG